Proteins encoded together in one Thermoplasmata archaeon window:
- a CDS encoding serine protein kinase RIO codes for MIDDRRMRALESQVDALRTKEKDSDTRKTYEQVFDRAALLTIASLIGDGVIATLDYPVSTGKEASVFHATDAAGRAKAVKIYRIANATFRNIAVYIEGDPRFKKVKKAIRPTIFAWAQKEYKNLVRMDDAGTRVPKPERVLDNVLVMEYIGDESQPAPTLREVALDDPQSTYADVVGNLRAIRKSELVHADLSEYNLLYWEGRVIVIDVGQAVTLDHPRAEDWFKRDISNIARFFHRRGVDVTPAQLEAAVVED; via the coding sequence ATGATCGACGATCGCCGGATGCGGGCCCTCGAGAGCCAGGTGGACGCACTCCGGACGAAAGAGAAGGACTCGGACACGCGGAAGACGTACGAGCAGGTGTTCGATCGCGCGGCCCTCCTGACGATCGCATCGCTGATCGGCGATGGCGTGATTGCGACGCTGGACTATCCCGTCAGCACCGGGAAGGAGGCGAGCGTGTTCCACGCCACGGACGCCGCGGGGCGGGCGAAGGCGGTCAAGATCTACCGAATCGCCAATGCGACGTTCCGGAACATCGCCGTTTACATCGAAGGCGACCCGCGTTTCAAGAAAGTGAAGAAGGCGATCCGGCCGACGATCTTCGCCTGGGCCCAGAAGGAGTACAAGAACCTCGTGCGGATGGACGATGCCGGCACGCGAGTGCCGAAGCCGGAGCGGGTGCTCGATAACGTCCTCGTGATGGAATACATCGGGGACGAGTCGCAGCCGGCGCCAACGCTGCGCGAGGTGGCCCTGGACGATCCCCAATCGACGTACGCGGACGTGGTGGGGAACCTACGGGCGATCCGGAAATCCGAACTCGTGCACGCGGATCTCAGCGAGTACAATCTGCTCTATTGGGAGGGACGCGTCATCGTCATCGATGTCGGCCAAGCCGTGACGCTCGACCATCCACGGGCGGAGGACTGGTTCAAGCGGGACATCTCGAACATCGCGCGGTTCTTCCACCGACGAGGCGTGGACGTGACGCCCGCCCAACTCGAGGCAGCGGTCGTCGAGGACTGA
- a CDS encoding KH domain-containing protein, which translates to MLYARISSERIGVLIGAEGVTKERLQDATGTRIAVDSSTGEVTIDESSAKDPVLALKARDIVHAMARGFSEDRAFRLLDDDAYLEVLDIKDFAHSKNRVGQIRARLIGTKGKTRRLIEELAGVDVSVFGHTVSLIGGFFEMAIAREAVVMLLRGSEHKTVYRFLERKRADIKAYQMGF; encoded by the coding sequence ATGCTTTACGCGCGTATCTCCTCGGAGCGGATCGGGGTCCTGATCGGGGCGGAGGGTGTGACGAAGGAGCGGCTCCAAGACGCGACCGGCACGCGGATCGCCGTCGACTCGTCCACGGGCGAGGTGACGATCGACGAGTCGTCGGCGAAGGATCCCGTGCTCGCGCTGAAGGCCCGCGACATCGTCCATGCGATGGCGCGCGGGTTCTCGGAGGACCGTGCCTTTCGCCTCCTCGACGACGACGCGTACCTCGAGGTGCTCGACATCAAGGACTTCGCCCACTCGAAGAACCGAGTCGGGCAGATTCGCGCACGCCTGATCGGGACCAAGGGCAAGACCCGGCGCCTAATCGAAGAACTCGCGGGCGTCGACGTGAGCGTCTTCGGGCACACGGTTTCCTTGATCGGAGGATTCTTCGAGATGGCGATTGCCCGCGAGGCCGTCGTCATGCTGCTCCGCGGGAGCGAGCACAAGACGGTCTACCGGTTCCTCGAGCGGAAGCGCGCGGACATCAAGGCCTACCAGATGGGGTTCTAG
- a CDS encoding pyruvate, phosphate dikinase, which produces MYLFEEGDASLRDLLGGKGAGLAEMTRLGLPVPPGFTITTKACNAYSKSGRFPPGLLKEVFHELATIEAKVGRKFGDPENPLLVSVRSGAKFSMPGMMDTILNVGLNDATVGALARQTANDRFAWDAYRRLIALFGRIVKEVDGRKFEAILDGFKGRTEGKRDTDLTADMLRSVVEEFKGLYRTEVGESFPQDPETQLREAIGAVFRSWNGKRAVDYRNFSKIPHTLGTAANVQTMVFGNMGPDSGTGVAFTRNPSTGAKELFGEFLPDAQGEDVVAGIRTPMRIAQLREKFPDLYEEFARAAELLERHYRDVQDIEFTVERGRLWILQTRSGKRSARAAVKIAVDMAGEGLISRPEAILRVEPVHVVQLLLPQFDEKAKLAARREGRYLARGLNASPGAAAGYAVFDPDEAESLGRDEKKAVVLIRIETSPDDVHGILHAKGVLTARGGATSHAAVVTRGLGIPCVAGCESIAVDYDEGEFRVGEKIVHRGDFVSIDGGTGEVYEGQIPTIDPDFTKEADLQTLLGWADEERRLQVWANADYPRDAQRAREFGAQGIGLDRTEHMFMETDRLDIMHEMILAAPDYRRVSAEVRTLKAEMETAREDRRRALEDRLVHLEPSLQDLSRRYLGSLEKLERLQKGDFVGILRAMAGLPVIIRLIDPPLHEFLPKYETLLVQVTKLMLASASPDVLVRAARSDDDHAFVEEVKRAGEGEIGRGIETLLPRKQLLLDAVAASRETNPMLGLRGCRLGITFPEITEMQVRAIFEAACQLAKEGLDVKPEVMIPLAGHVNELKVEREALETEAQKVMEREGVRVDYKFGTMIEIPRAALTADEIAKYAEFFSFGTNDLTQTTLGYSRDDAEGKFLLDYVERGILPHNPFQTLDREGVGALMRMCVQKGRKVRKDLEVGICGEHGGDPSSIELCHEIGLDYVSCSPFRVPVARLAAAHAKLRKDVERPEDR; this is translated from the coding sequence GTGTACCTGTTCGAGGAGGGCGACGCCTCCCTGCGAGACCTGCTCGGCGGCAAGGGCGCGGGCCTCGCCGAGATGACGCGGCTGGGGCTCCCCGTGCCACCCGGCTTCACGATTACGACGAAAGCATGCAACGCTTACTCCAAGAGCGGCCGTTTCCCGCCCGGCCTCCTCAAGGAGGTCTTCCACGAACTCGCGACGATCGAGGCGAAGGTCGGCCGAAAATTTGGGGATCCGGAGAATCCACTCCTCGTGTCCGTCCGGTCCGGGGCGAAGTTCTCCATGCCCGGGATGATGGACACGATCCTGAACGTCGGGTTGAACGACGCGACCGTCGGCGCCCTTGCCCGGCAGACGGCGAACGATCGGTTCGCGTGGGACGCGTACCGTCGGCTGATCGCGCTCTTCGGCCGGATCGTCAAGGAGGTCGATGGGCGCAAGTTCGAGGCCATCCTAGATGGGTTCAAAGGGCGGACGGAAGGCAAGAGGGATACGGACCTCACGGCGGACATGCTCCGATCCGTCGTCGAGGAATTCAAGGGCCTCTACCGGACCGAAGTCGGCGAGTCGTTCCCCCAGGACCCGGAGACCCAACTCCGCGAGGCGATCGGTGCCGTGTTCCGCTCCTGGAACGGGAAGCGCGCCGTCGACTACCGGAACTTCAGCAAGATCCCGCACACGTTGGGCACCGCGGCGAACGTGCAGACGATGGTGTTCGGCAACATGGGCCCCGACTCGGGGACGGGCGTCGCGTTCACGCGGAACCCGTCCACCGGGGCCAAGGAACTATTCGGCGAGTTCCTGCCGGACGCCCAGGGGGAGGACGTCGTCGCGGGGATCCGCACCCCCATGAGGATCGCCCAGCTCCGGGAGAAGTTCCCGGATCTCTACGAAGAGTTCGCACGAGCTGCAGAGCTCCTCGAGAGGCATTATCGCGATGTTCAGGACATCGAATTCACGGTGGAGCGAGGCCGTCTCTGGATCCTCCAGACCCGGTCCGGGAAACGGTCCGCACGGGCCGCGGTCAAGATCGCGGTCGATATGGCGGGCGAGGGACTCATCTCGAGGCCGGAGGCGATCCTCCGCGTCGAGCCGGTCCATGTGGTTCAGCTCTTGCTTCCACAGTTCGACGAAAAGGCGAAGCTCGCGGCAAGGCGCGAGGGCCGATATCTCGCGAGGGGACTGAACGCCTCCCCTGGGGCCGCCGCCGGCTACGCGGTCTTCGATCCCGACGAAGCCGAGTCGCTCGGTCGCGACGAGAAGAAGGCGGTCGTCTTGATCCGGATCGAGACGTCGCCGGACGATGTCCATGGAATCCTCCATGCGAAGGGGGTGCTCACGGCCCGCGGCGGCGCGACAAGCCACGCGGCCGTCGTCACGCGAGGGCTCGGGATCCCCTGCGTCGCGGGCTGCGAGTCGATCGCGGTCGACTACGACGAAGGGGAGTTCCGCGTGGGCGAGAAAATCGTGCACCGGGGCGACTTCGTGTCGATCGACGGCGGCACGGGCGAGGTGTACGAAGGCCAGATCCCGACGATCGATCCCGACTTCACGAAGGAAGCCGATCTCCAAACGCTCCTCGGGTGGGCGGATGAGGAGCGGCGCCTCCAGGTCTGGGCGAACGCCGACTACCCCCGGGACGCCCAGCGCGCGCGGGAGTTCGGCGCACAGGGAATCGGCCTCGACCGGACGGAACACATGTTCATGGAGACGGACCGACTCGACATCATGCACGAGATGATCCTCGCCGCCCCGGACTACCGACGGGTTTCGGCGGAGGTCCGGACGCTGAAGGCCGAGATGGAGACGGCGCGGGAGGACCGGCGTCGTGCCCTCGAGGACCGCCTCGTGCACCTCGAGCCGAGCCTCCAAGACCTCTCCCGCCGCTACCTCGGATCTCTCGAGAAACTCGAGCGCCTTCAGAAAGGGGATTTCGTCGGCATCCTGCGGGCGATGGCCGGGCTCCCCGTCATCATCCGTCTCATCGACCCACCGCTACACGAGTTCCTGCCGAAGTACGAGACGCTGCTCGTCCAGGTGACGAAGCTCATGCTCGCGTCCGCGAGTCCCGACGTCCTGGTGCGAGCCGCGCGGTCCGACGACGACCATGCGTTCGTCGAGGAGGTCAAGCGGGCGGGCGAAGGGGAGATCGGCCGGGGGATCGAGACGCTCCTTCCGAGGAAGCAGTTGCTCCTGGACGCCGTCGCCGCCAGCCGCGAGACGAACCCGATGCTCGGGCTCCGCGGTTGCCGCCTCGGGATCACGTTCCCCGAGATCACCGAGATGCAGGTCCGCGCGATCTTCGAGGCGGCGTGTCAGCTTGCGAAGGAGGGACTCGACGTCAAGCCCGAGGTCATGATCCCCCTCGCGGGACACGTGAACGAACTCAAAGTGGAACGGGAGGCCCTCGAGACGGAAGCGCAGAAGGTGATGGAGCGGGAGGGCGTCCGGGTGGACTACAAATTCGGGACGATGATCGAGATCCCTCGAGCCGCCCTCACGGCGGACGAAATCGCGAAGTACGCGGAGTTCTTCTCGTTCGGGACGAACGACCTCACGCAGACGACGCTCGGCTATAGCCGCGACGACGCGGAGGGGAAGTTCCTGCTCGACTACGTCGAACGGGGGATCCTTCCCCACAACCCGTTCCAGACCCTCGACCGAGAGGGTGTCGGCGCGCTCATGCGGATGTGCGTCCAGAAGGGCCGCAAAGTCCGGAAGGACCTCGAGGTCGGGATTTGCGGCGAGCACGGCGGCGATCCCTCGAGCATCGAATTGTGTCACGAAATCGGCCTCGATTACGTTTCCTGTTCCCCGTTCCGCGTGCCCGTCGCCCGGTTGGCGGCGGCGCACGCGAAGCTGCGGAAGGACGTCGAGCGGCCCGAGGATCGCTGA
- a CDS encoding PrsW family intramembrane metalloprotease: MAGLVDSPSFVLVLVVSAFVPPLVFMAWIRNTARYGKEPWWTVLKAFVGGAVLSVLVAIVASVVLLVTLGQVGSVNDFFARRFTDPTIAIGALVVAPLAEEAAKGLGVRPGRPQTQALVDGLVYGAAAGLGFSATENLLYGVEALVNPNGGPSASLVVIAVRSFSSSFLHASSTAVMGYGLAKSWLTRRAWAFLPFYIVAVIMHATFNLLTSLGQLYATQYGEVGETIGFAAAVAFALLAITIVRLKLAGARRGVAR, encoded by the coding sequence ATGGCGGGCCTCGTAGACTCTCCGTCCTTCGTCTTGGTCCTCGTCGTCTCGGCGTTCGTCCCGCCTCTCGTCTTCATGGCGTGGATCCGGAACACCGCCCGGTATGGGAAGGAGCCCTGGTGGACCGTGCTAAAGGCGTTCGTCGGGGGCGCCGTCCTTAGCGTGCTCGTCGCAATCGTGGCCAGCGTCGTCCTCCTCGTGACGCTCGGACAGGTCGGGTCGGTGAACGACTTTTTCGCGCGGCGGTTCACGGACCCGACGATTGCCATCGGCGCCCTGGTCGTCGCCCCGCTCGCCGAGGAAGCGGCGAAGGGCCTCGGCGTCCGGCCGGGCCGACCCCAGACCCAAGCCCTCGTGGACGGGCTGGTATATGGCGCGGCCGCCGGCCTGGGGTTCTCCGCGACCGAGAACCTGTTGTACGGCGTCGAAGCGCTGGTGAATCCCAACGGTGGGCCGTCCGCGTCCCTCGTGGTCATCGCGGTCCGCTCGTTCTCGTCGTCGTTTCTACATGCCAGCTCGACGGCCGTGATGGGATACGGGCTCGCGAAGAGCTGGCTCACCCGTCGCGCGTGGGCGTTCCTTCCCTTCTACATCGTCGCCGTGATCATGCACGCGACGTTCAACCTGCTGACGAGCCTCGGGCAGCTGTACGCGACGCAGTACGGGGAGGTCGGCGAGACGATTGGCTTCGCCGCCGCGGTGGCATTCGCCCTCCTCGCGATTACAATTGTGCGACTCAAACTGGCCGGAGCGCGCCGGGGGGTGGCGAGGTGA
- a CDS encoding fumarylacetoacetate hydrolase family protein, translating into MIGGTSIPASKILCVARNYADHAKEMGTPVPDEPIFFLKPETSLLPGGGTILLPRESKRVEVETELAAILEAGGRDVAAGDAMPLVAGYAVFFDITARDLQTKARKDGSPWTASKGFDTFAPISEGVPANRVREPHGLSIRLRVNDTVRQDSNTGEMVFRIPQLIEAASRIMTLERGDVIATGTPAGVWPIVPGDVLEAEIAEVGRLRCTVAARNR; encoded by the coding sequence GTGATCGGCGGCACGTCGATTCCGGCTTCGAAGATCCTGTGCGTCGCGCGGAACTACGCGGACCACGCGAAAGAGATGGGGACACCGGTCCCCGACGAGCCGATTTTCTTCCTCAAGCCGGAGACCTCGCTCTTGCCGGGAGGGGGGACAATCCTGCTTCCGAGGGAGTCGAAGCGGGTCGAAGTCGAAACGGAACTCGCCGCCATCTTGGAGGCGGGAGGGAGGGATGTCGCCGCCGGCGACGCGATGCCCCTGGTCGCCGGATACGCGGTGTTCTTCGACATCACCGCGCGGGACCTACAAACGAAGGCGCGGAAGGACGGCTCCCCGTGGACCGCGTCGAAGGGGTTCGACACATTCGCCCCGATTTCGGAGGGAGTTCCCGCGAACCGCGTCCGCGAGCCGCACGGCCTCTCGATCCGGCTCCGGGTGAACGATACGGTCCGTCAGGACTCGAACACCGGGGAGATGGTCTTCCGCATCCCCCAGCTCATCGAGGCCGCGTCGCGGATCATGACGCTCGAGCGCGGCGACGTGATCGCCACGGGGACGCCCGCAGGGGTCTGGCCCATCGTGCCGGGCGATGTCCTGGAGGCGGAGATCGCGGAGGTTGGCCGCCTGCGATGCACGGTCGCGGCGCGAAATCGTTAA
- the tmk gene encoding dTMP kinase, which translates to MLTGFVTFEGIDGAGKTTVSRLVAESFRAADHRVFLTTEPTTTWLGDAVRRAYDDDVGPIAESFLFLADRATHVDEIRAHLEKGELVLCDRYADSTYAYQGARLEGKMSDPLRFLQRASDAWIVRPDLTLLLRVPVELGLKRIQARPNLIRFEDLAFLKKVAANYDRLARSRRFVVLDGARDAEAVAAEAVSAIEKRVRRQRPRAGVST; encoded by the coding sequence GTGCTCACAGGCTTCGTCACATTCGAAGGAATCGACGGCGCGGGGAAGACAACGGTGAGTCGGCTCGTCGCCGAATCCTTCCGTGCGGCGGACCATCGCGTCTTCCTGACGACGGAGCCCACCACGACGTGGCTCGGGGACGCGGTGCGGCGCGCCTACGACGACGATGTCGGTCCGATCGCCGAGTCGTTCCTGTTCTTGGCGGACCGCGCGACGCACGTCGACGAGATTCGTGCTCACCTTGAGAAAGGCGAGTTGGTCCTGTGCGACCGGTACGCCGACTCGACTTACGCGTACCAGGGGGCGCGGCTCGAGGGCAAGATGAGCGATCCCCTGCGGTTCCTCCAGCGTGCGAGCGACGCGTGGATCGTCCGTCCGGATCTGACGCTCCTGCTCCGCGTGCCCGTGGAACTCGGACTGAAACGAATCCAAGCGCGGCCGAATCTCATCCGATTCGAGGACCTCGCATTCCTGAAGAAGGTCGCTGCAAACTACGACCGGCTCGCTCGGTCCCGAAGATTCGTCGTGCTTGATGGGGCGCGCGATGCCGAGGCAGTCGCCGCGGAAGCGGTATCGGCGATCGAGAAGCGCGTCAGGCGGCAGCGACCGAGAGCGGGCGTTTCGACGTAA
- a CDS encoding ATP-binding protein, translating to MESAAHSRSSSHHGDGFVGVIYGDIGTTSFRCSVVDRIERNEFVQVEHETCGVVLGRVDQIERKTDLSLDRAQQLNDGDPVDVEERVSAQVSVIGYRDDRRLLQVPRTPFRAGEPVRKAETATIQEVIGLEEDRKHGAYVGLLAGHDVPVFLDINAMVQKHVSILAKTGGGKSYIAGVLIEELMKHHVTCVIVDPHGEYAALRDKGKHPEGAARFRVEPRAYADVIQVFSPDTKINPGSRPLKFTLSNLDARDILSLTGSAKVRTHLTGLRKALDLLRQATKDYTIRDIIRVLEREDDPQNASLIDELEYLSEVEIFAKEGTRIDELVIKGKTTIINLKGVPPDIQELVVNRLATAMFELRKVGRIPPMMLVVEEAHNFCPQVGQVASSKVFRTLASEGRKFGLGLVVITQRAAKVDKNVLSQCNTQIILKVTNPNDLKAIIASVEGLTTAMAEEISRLPIGVAIMTGGGLQMPLMVEVRPRETRHGGESVKVIED from the coding sequence ATGGAGTCCGCCGCTCATTCTAGGTCTTCTTCCCATCATGGCGACGGATTTGTCGGCGTCATCTACGGCGACATCGGCACGACATCTTTCCGCTGTTCCGTCGTCGATCGGATCGAGCGGAATGAGTTCGTCCAAGTCGAACACGAGACGTGTGGCGTCGTCCTCGGCCGTGTCGACCAGATTGAGCGGAAGACGGACCTGTCGCTGGACCGCGCTCAGCAGCTGAACGACGGCGACCCGGTCGACGTGGAGGAGCGGGTGTCCGCCCAGGTCAGCGTGATCGGGTATCGGGACGACCGCCGATTGCTCCAGGTCCCGCGCACCCCGTTCCGCGCCGGCGAGCCCGTGCGTAAGGCGGAGACCGCCACGATTCAAGAGGTCATCGGCCTCGAGGAAGACCGAAAGCACGGCGCCTATGTCGGGCTGCTGGCGGGCCATGACGTCCCCGTCTTCCTCGACATCAACGCGATGGTCCAGAAACACGTCTCGATCCTCGCGAAGACGGGCGGCGGGAAGTCGTACATCGCGGGCGTCCTCATCGAGGAGCTCATGAAACACCACGTGACTTGCGTCATCGTCGACCCGCACGGGGAATACGCCGCCCTCCGGGACAAGGGGAAACACCCGGAAGGAGCGGCCCGCTTCCGCGTCGAACCGCGGGCCTACGCGGACGTCATCCAGGTATTCTCCCCGGACACGAAGATCAACCCGGGGAGCCGGCCGCTGAAATTCACGCTCAGCAATCTCGACGCAAGGGACATCCTGTCGCTCACGGGCTCCGCGAAGGTCCGCACGCACCTCACGGGGCTGCGGAAGGCGCTGGACCTCCTGCGGCAGGCGACGAAAGACTACACGATCCGCGACATCATCCGCGTTCTCGAGCGTGAGGACGACCCACAGAACGCCTCCTTGATCGACGAACTCGAATACCTCAGCGAGGTCGAGATTTTCGCGAAGGAGGGCACGCGGATCGACGAACTCGTGATCAAGGGCAAGACAACGATCATCAACCTGAAAGGAGTGCCCCCCGACATCCAGGAGCTCGTCGTGAACCGGCTCGCGACCGCGATGTTCGAACTCCGCAAGGTCGGCCGGATCCCGCCCATGATGCTCGTCGTGGAGGAAGCACACAATTTCTGTCCCCAGGTCGGGCAGGTCGCGTCGTCGAAAGTCTTTCGAACGCTCGCTTCGGAGGGACGGAAATTCGGCCTCGGACTCGTCGTCATCACGCAGCGCGCCGCGAAGGTCGACAAGAACGTCCTCAGCCAGTGCAACACGCAGATCATCCTGAAGGTCACGAACCCGAACGACTTGAAGGCGATCATCGCGAGCGTCGAGGGCTTGACGACGGCGATGGCGGAAGAAATCTCCCGCCTTCCGATCGGCGTCGCGATCATGACGGGCGGGGGCCTCCAGATGCCGCTGATGGTCGAGGTCCGGCCGCGGGAGACGCGCCACGGGGGCGAGAGCGTGAAGGTCATCGAGGACTGA